From Mumia sp. ZJ1417:
CCGTCACCTCGACGGAACCGGAGCTGCCGAGGATCTGGTTCTTCGGGGCAGGGGCGTTGATCCGAAGGACTCCGTCGACGTAGTCGACCGTGGTCTGCTCCGCGGCCTTCACGTCGCGGCTCTTCGAGGCGTCTGACGGGCGGACCTCGACCTTGGCGTCGGCGCGGTCGGTGGCGATGAGCTGGATGCGGCCGGCGGGGATGTCGACGACGGCGGTGATCGGGGCGGTGGTGGCGAAGGTCTTCATGGTGAGCTCCTGTGTGTTTGCTGTCTGTGGTCGGTGTTTCTGACAAGTGAAACGCTACGTTGCTTTTCTGAAACTGGCAACAACCAAGTTGCACTGAAACCGAGTCCTCCCAGGTCACAGGCATGAAATGGTTGCAATGAGTCTCAAGCGAAATGCAACGCCGCGTTATCAACGTTGCAATGTTCTGCCGATGAACGCTATGGTTCCGGTACGGAAGTGACGACATGTGTCGCTCGACGAAGGAGATCGCGATGCCGGGAGGCAGACTCACCCCGCAGGAGCGTCAGCAGATCGCGTTGGGGTTGGCCGACGGCCTCGCCTATGCCGAGATCGGTCGGCGTCTGGACCGACCGACGTCGACGATCACGCGAGAGGTGATGCGCAACGGCGGGCCCACCGCCTATCGCCCCGACCTCGCGCAGCGGGCGACCCAACGCCGCACCCAGCGGCGCAAGAAGCCGGCATCCGGCGAGGCGGCGGCGTTCCCGCAGGCCCACGGGCGCGACGCCGAGGCTGTACGCGACTTCGAAGAGACCCTCACCACCGTCCTGATGGCGGCGGGCACGCCCAAGATGATGGCGCGGGTCCAGGCCTGTCTCTACACCACCGACTCAGGCAGCCTCACTGCGTCCGAGCTCGTCGAGCGCCTGCAGGTCAGTCCGGCGTCGATCTCCAAGGCGATCGCGTTCCTCGAGAGTCAAGGTTTGGTCCGCCGCGAACCCGGCGACGGTCGTCGCGAACGCTATGTCGTCGATGACGACATCTGGTACCAGTCGATGATGGCGAGCGTCGAGTCCCTCGCTCAGGTCATCACGGTCGCGAGAGAGGGGGTCGGTGTTCTGGGTCCGGAGACCCCGGCCGCCACCCGCCTCGAGAACGTCGCCCGCTTCCTCGACTTCGTCGGCGAGAGCATCGCCCGCGCCGCCGAGCAGGCCCGCGACGTCCTCTCCGTGAAGCGGTGACGGCTGCCGGTCGTGATGCCGAGATCGTGAACTGCGGCTCACTTTGACCACCGCTCCCGCGGCGGTCAGGGCAGCCGCGCCTCTGGCGTCCGCAGGAACGCCTCGATCCGGTCGAACGCGCCCCTCCAGACCTCGCCGGTGAAGAAGTCGCGGACCTCTGGCGTGGGCAGGCCCGTCTGGACCGCGGTCATCAGCGTGCCGTCGCCGTCGGGCTCGAACGTGACCTCGACGCGGGACGTCATCGTCGACCCGCTCGGATCGGATCCGGTCGACTCGGTCACGAGACGGTACGGGCGATCGATCTCGAGGAAGGTCTGCACCTCGCGGAACAGCTGGTCGCGGCTCGGCCCCCAGACCGCAGTCTGCGTGCCGCCGACGCGGAGGTCGACCTCGATCTCGACGATGCCCGGCTCCTCGTCGAGGATGCTGAACCAGGTCTTCTGCTTCTCGGCGTCGGTGTAGGCGTCAAACGCCTCCTCCGGCGTCGCGGGCAGCCAGCGCGACACCTTCAGCGCCAGCCCCTCGTTCGTGCTCGTGCTCTCGCTCTCGCTCATGCCGTCTCCCCCTTGTCGTCCTTGCCGAGGCCCAGCGTGAAGTAGGCCTCCATGCCGTCGAGCCGTCGCTCCCACAGCCTCTGATAGAAGCTGATCCAGGCCATGGCATCCTCCAGCCGCTCCTCGCCGAGCCGGCACAGCCGCGTACGGCCGACCTTCTCGGTGACAACGAGCCCCGCGTCCTCGAGCACGCGGACGTGCTTGGCCATGCCGGTCACCGACATCGCGAACGGAGCGGCCAGCTCGCTCACGGCGGCAGGCCCCTCGGTGAGTCGTACGAGGACCTGCCGCCGGGTTGGATCGGCGACAGCGGCGAACGCGTCGTCCAAACCATTTTGCTGAACCATGTGGTTCACCATAGCACAACACTGAACCGAACGGTGCAACGTTTCAGGTCGCGAAAACTGCCGCGAGAAACCCCTTGCGCGGGCACTATTCAGCGTTACTATGTACTGGTAGTCAATGACGCAGAGTAGTGAAAGGAGGTGGCCTCCATGGGCAAGCAGATGACCGAGATGCTCAAGGGCACGTTGGAGGGGATCGTCCTCGCGATCCTCACCCGGCGACCCGCGTACGGGTACGAGATCACCGCGTGGTTGCGCGACCAGGGCTTCTCGGAGATCGCCGAGGGCACGGTCTACGCCCTGCTGGTCCGCATCGAGCAGCGCGGCCTCGTCGACGTAGAGAAGGTCCCGTCCGAGAAGGGCCCGCCGCGCAAGGTCTACTCCCTGAACGCTCAGGGGCAGGTGCACCTCGACGAGTTTTGGACGACCTGGAGCTTCCTCGTCGAACGGATCGAGCAGCTCCACACCAACACGGACAACACCGACAACACAGACACGACAGAAGGGGTGCGCTGAGATGGCCGCCAAGTGGATCGAGACCCTGACCGGATCGCTCGAGCAGAAGAAGCAGTTCCGCCAGTACAAGGCCCGCATCGAGGCCCTCCCCGAGCCGTACGACCAGGCAGCGAAGGCGCTCGAGCGCTACCTCATGTACAGCTCGGGCCTCACCGACGGTGACACCTTCATGACGATGTTCGGCGACTTCGCCGACCTCTGGGAACGTGCCGCTGCCGACGAGACATCGGTGCGCGCGATCGTCGGCGACGACCCGGTGGAGTTCGCCGAGACCTTCGCCGCGGCCTACACCGGCAAGCAGTGGATCGACAAGGAGCGCGCCCGCCTGAACAAGGCGATCGACGACGCTGCCAGCGAGCAGGGGGACGCGTGAGCACCACACAGACCCCCGCGATCACGATCCGCGGGATGGAGAAGTCGTTCGACGAGCTTCACGTCCTGCGTGGCGTCGACTTCGACGTCGCGCGGGGCAGCATCTTCGCGCTGCTCGGCTCCAACGGCGCCGGCAAGACCACGCTCGTGAAGATCCTGTCGACGCTGCTCAAGGCCGACGCGGGGACGGCGACCGTCGAGGGGTACGACGTCGCGACGCAAGCGGCGGACGTCCGCGAGTCATTCAGCCTCACCGGCCAGTTCGCCGCGGTCGACGAGATCCTCAGCGGCCGGGAGAACCTCGTCCTCGTCGCCAAGTTGCGCCACCTCAAGGACCCGGGCGCGATCGCAGACGACCTGCTCGCCCGCTTCTCGCTCACCGACGCCGGCGGGCGCAAGGTGTCGACGTACTCCGGAGGCATGCGCCGCCGGCTCGACATCGCGATGAGCCTCATCGGCAACCCGCCGGTGATCTTCCTGGACGAGCCGACCACCGGGCTCGACCCGCAGTCGCGCCTCGAGGTCTGGGACACCGTCAAGGGGCTCGCTGGCCAGGGGACGACGGTGCTGCTCACCACGCAGTACCTCGACGAGGCCGAGCAGCTCGCCGACCGGATCGCGATCCTCCACGAGGGTCGGATCATCGCCAACGGCACCCTCGCCGAGCTCAAGCAGCTGCTGCCGCCCGCCGAGATCGAGTACGTCGAGAAGCAGCCGACCCTCGAGGAGATCTTCCTCGCGGTCATCGGCACGAACTCCAAGGACAACCGATGACCGCCACCGCGCACTTCCTCCCCGACACCGCCACGCTGACCGGACGATCCCTGCGCCACATCTCGCGCAGCCCCGACACGATCATCACCACCGTCGTCACCCCGCTCGCGATGATGCTGCTGTTCGTCTTCGTGTTCGGGGGCGCGATCGAGACCGGCCAGGACTCGGACTCGTACGTGAACTACCTGCTGCCCGGGATCCTGCTCATGACGATCGCCTCGGGCATCGCCTACACCGCGTACCGGCTCTTCACCGACCTGCAGGCCGGCATCTTCGAGCGCTTCCAGTCCATGCCGATTGCCCGCTCGTCGGTGCTCTGGGCGCACGTGCTGACCTCGCTCGTCGCCAACATGATCTCCGTCGTGGTCGTCATCGCCGTCGCGTTCGCCATGGGCTTCCGTACGAGCGCGAGCGTGCTCGACTGGCTCGCGGTCTTCGGGATGCTCCTCCTGTTCACGCTCGCGCTGACGTGGCTCGCCGTCATCCCCGGCCTGACGGCGAAGACGATCGATGGCGCGAGCGGGTTCTCGTACCCGCTGATCTTCCTGCCGTTCATCAGCTCGGCGTTCGTCCCCACCGACAGCATGCCGGGCCCGGTGCAGTGGTTCGCGGAGAACCAGCCGGTCACGCCCATCGTGAACTCCATCCGGGCGCTGTTCGCTGAGCAGCCCGTCGGCAACGACGTGTGGATCGCGCTCGCGTGGTGCGTCGGGCTCCTGGTCGTGGCGTTCGTCGGGGCGATGGCCACGTACCGCCGCAAGATCGCCTAATGGGAGTGCCGCGCCGGGACCCGGCGTGGCACTCTCGTACGAGATCCCTGTCCGCCATCGAGGAGCCCGCATGATCGAGACCACCGCCGCCCTCGGCATCGCGCTCGTGGCGCTCGGCATGGTGCTCACACCCGGGCCGAACATGATCTATCTCGTCTCGCGCAGCATCAGCCAGGGACCGGCGGCGGGACTCGTGTCGCTGCTCGGGACGATGGTCGGGTTCGCGGTCTACATGGTGATGGCCAACGTCGGGCTGGCCGCGGTGTTCGTGGTCGTGCCATGGCTGTACGTGGCGCTCAAGGTCGCGGGCGCCGCGTACCTCTTCTGGCTCGCGTGGAAGACCCTGCGGCCCGGCGGGCTCTCCGCGTTCGAGGCACGCGACCTCCCGCGCGACTCGCACCGGCGGCTGTTCACGATGGGCCTGACGACCAACCTGCTCAACCCCAAGGCCGCGATCATGTACGTGTCGCTGATCCCGCAGTTCGTCGACCTCTCGCGCGGCGACGTGGTGGTCCAGGGGTTCGTCCTCGGCAGCATCCAGATCACCGTCAGCGCCCTGGTCAACGCGTCGCTGATCGTGGTCGCCGGAGGCATCGCCTCGTTCCTCGCGAGCCGCCCGTCGTGGATGGCGTGGCAGCGCCGGATCAGCGGCAGCCTCCTCGGGATGGTGGGCATCAAGCTCGCCGTGGACGCTCCCAAGCCCGCGTGAGCCGAGCCACGAACGACACCCCGGACGAGACTCATCACGTCGCGCGTGACACCGTGCCGTCCTACGGTAGGAAGACGGCGCGCGAGATCATTGGGGGCGGTGTGGACGAGTCGACGGCCTCGTGGCAGCGCCGTGCGGCCGCGATGGTCATGTTCGCCGGCGCGTTCGTGCTCTGGCTGGTGTTCGTCGGGCTACCGACCGACGTCGTGCAGATCGTCGCGTGGCTGTGGGTCCTGACGATCGCGTGGAACACCGGGGCCGGCTGGCAGGCCCATCTCGGCTTCCTCAAGGACTGGTGGGGGCCGGTCGCGTTCCTGCTCGTCTATCTCTACAGCCGCGGGCTTGCCGACGAGCTGTTCGCGCTGCCCGTGCACGTCACGGAGCCGATCGTGTTCGACGAGTGGCTCGGCGGAGGCACGACGCCCTCGCACCTCCTCCAGGACTGGCTCTGCGACCAGCCGTGCTCGTACGCCTCTCCGCCGCACTGGTACGACATCATGCTGACGACGGTCTACTTCACGCACTTCGTCGCCGGGCTGACGATCGCCGTGGTCCTGTGGATGGTGAGTCGCCGCGAGTGGATGCAGTGGATGCGGCGCTACCTCGCGATCAGCTTCGGTGCGTTGGTCGTCTACATCCTGTATCCGATGGCGCCGCCGTGGATGGCGAGCCAGGACGGCTACCTCTCAGAGGAGGTCGCACGGCTCACCGGTCGAGGGTGGTCGACGCTGGGGCTCGGCGGGTTCCACCTCGCGCTCGCGAACGTCGGCAACCCCGTCGCCGCGATGCCGTCGCTGCATGCCGGACTCGCGGCGCTGATCGCGTTCTACGGGATCCAGCGGCTGCGCTCCTCGTGGCGGTGGCTGCTCCTGGCGTATCCGCTCGCGATGTCGTTCGCGCTGGTCTACTACGGCGAGCACTACGTCATCGACATCATCGCCGGGTTCGCGCTCGCCGGAGCGGTCCTGCTCGCGTGCGACGCGTGGGAGCGACGGCGAGGTCACAGGCCGAGATACAGCGCGAGCGCCTCCTCGACGGCCTCCAGGTCCGCGCGCTCGAGGTAGCCGACCGGGTCGCCGATCCGTACTTTCCGTTGGGCCCAACGGAAAAGTCTCGCCCCACCGGAATGTTCCGGTGGGGGACGCACTTTCCGTTGGGCCCAACGGAAAGTGCGCCAGGCGTCAGCGGTGGCGGGCCTCGGACAGC
This genomic window contains:
- a CDS encoding ABC transporter ATP-binding protein produces the protein MEKSFDELHVLRGVDFDVARGSIFALLGSNGAGKTTLVKILSTLLKADAGTATVEGYDVATQAADVRESFSLTGQFAAVDEILSGRENLVLVAKLRHLKDPGAIADDLLARFSLTDAGGRKVSTYSGGMRRRLDIAMSLIGNPPVIFLDEPTTGLDPQSRLEVWDTVKGLAGQGTTVLLTTQYLDEAEQLADRIAILHEGRIIANGTLAELKQLLPPAEIEYVEKQPTLEEIFLAVIGTNSKDNR
- a CDS encoding PadR family transcriptional regulator — translated: MGKQMTEMLKGTLEGIVLAILTRRPAYGYEITAWLRDQGFSEIAEGTVYALLVRIEQRGLVDVEKVPSEKGPPRKVYSLNAQGQVHLDEFWTTWSFLVERIEQLHTNTDNTDNTDTTEGVR
- a CDS encoding DUF1048 domain-containing protein, which produces MAAKWIETLTGSLEQKKQFRQYKARIEALPEPYDQAAKALERYLMYSSGLTDGDTFMTMFGDFADLWERAAADETSVRAIVGDDPVEFAETFAAAYTGKQWIDKERARLNKAIDDAASEQGDA
- a CDS encoding ABC transporter permease — protein: MTATAHFLPDTATLTGRSLRHISRSPDTIITTVVTPLAMMLLFVFVFGGAIETGQDSDSYVNYLLPGILLMTIASGIAYTAYRLFTDLQAGIFERFQSMPIARSSVLWAHVLTSLVANMISVVVVIAVAFAMGFRTSASVLDWLAVFGMLLLFTLALTWLAVIPGLTAKTIDGASGFSYPLIFLPFISSAFVPTDSMPGPVQWFAENQPVTPIVNSIRALFAEQPVGNDVWIALAWCVGLLVVAFVGAMATYRRKIA
- a CDS encoding LysE family translocator; the protein is MIETTAALGIALVALGMVLTPGPNMIYLVSRSISQGPAAGLVSLLGTMVGFAVYMVMANVGLAAVFVVVPWLYVALKVAGAAYLFWLAWKTLRPGGLSAFEARDLPRDSHRRLFTMGLTTNLLNPKAAIMYVSLIPQFVDLSRGDVVVQGFVLGSIQITVSALVNASLIVVAGGIASFLASRPSWMAWQRRISGSLLGMVGIKLAVDAPKPA
- a CDS encoding helix-turn-helix transcriptional regulator — translated: MVQQNGLDDAFAAVADPTRRQVLVRLTEGPAAVSELAAPFAMSVTGMAKHVRVLEDAGLVVTEKVGRTRLCRLGEERLEDAMAWISFYQRLWERRLDGMEAYFTLGLGKDDKGETA
- a CDS encoding phosphatase PAP2 family protein; translation: MSRATNDTPDETHHVARDTVPSYGRKTAREIIGGGVDESTASWQRRAAAMVMFAGAFVLWLVFVGLPTDVVQIVAWLWVLTIAWNTGAGWQAHLGFLKDWWGPVAFLLVYLYSRGLADELFALPVHVTEPIVFDEWLGGGTTPSHLLQDWLCDQPCSYASPPHWYDIMLTTVYFTHFVAGLTIAVVLWMVSRREWMQWMRRYLAISFGALVVYILYPMAPPWMASQDGYLSEEVARLTGRGWSTLGLGGFHLALANVGNPVAAMPSLHAGLAALIAFYGIQRLRSSWRWLLLAYPLAMSFALVYYGEHYVIDIIAGFALAGAVLLACDAWERRRGHRPRYSASASSTASRSARSR
- a CDS encoding GbsR/MarR family transcriptional regulator, with product MPGGRLTPQERQQIALGLADGLAYAEIGRRLDRPTSTITREVMRNGGPTAYRPDLAQRATQRRTQRRKKPASGEAAAFPQAHGRDAEAVRDFEETLTTVLMAAGTPKMMARVQACLYTTDSGSLTASELVERLQVSPASISKAIAFLESQGLVRREPGDGRRERYVVDDDIWYQSMMASVESLAQVITVAREGVGVLGPETPAATRLENVARFLDFVGESIARAAEQARDVLSVKR
- a CDS encoding SRPBCC domain-containing protein, encoding MSESESTSTNEGLALKVSRWLPATPEEAFDAYTDAEKQKTWFSILDEEPGIVEIEVDLRVGGTQTAVWGPSRDQLFREVQTFLEIDRPYRLVTESTGSDPSGSTMTSRVEVTFEPDGDGTLMTAVQTGLPTPEVRDFFTGEVWRGAFDRIEAFLRTPEARLP